Proteins encoded together in one Chitinophaga varians window:
- a CDS encoding RNA-binding S4 domain-containing protein: MSNTEKLRVDKYLWSIRVFKTRSQAAEACDGGKVKLNGNNVKAAKPVAIGDNFEIKTEGRKWLIQVTGLLANRVAYSEAIKYYVDNTPEEDKTAPKAIAAVFHTGKRQSKIGRPTKKDRRSIEGFMEGEGADD; the protein is encoded by the coding sequence ATGAGTAATACCGAAAAATTGCGGGTAGACAAATATCTCTGGTCCATCCGTGTGTTCAAGACCCGTAGCCAGGCCGCAGAAGCCTGCGACGGCGGGAAAGTGAAACTGAACGGCAATAATGTGAAAGCCGCCAAACCAGTAGCCATCGGCGATAACTTTGAAATTAAAACAGAAGGCCGTAAATGGCTCATACAGGTAACCGGCCTCCTGGCCAACCGCGTAGCTTACAGTGAAGCCATCAAATACTATGTGGACAATACCCCGGAAGAGGATAAAACCGCTCCCAAAGCCATAGCCGCTGTATTCCATACCGGCAAAAGACAAAGCAAAATAGGACGTCCTACCAAAAAAGACCGGAGAAGCATCGAAGGATTTATGGAAGGGGAAGGCGCGGATGACTGA